In one window of Paracoccus saliphilus DNA:
- a CDS encoding GNAT family N-acetyltransferase, protein MTISLHPLDRRDAGRFAHIAVRPGQERFAGTVDAALVEPEATVDLHEIREAGGVVGLFKIDRAYHLRHDFAQADHLGLRGVILDQKRQGRGLGTAAMTALKGYLPPAYPGKARVWLTVNMANPPAIAAYRKAGFVETGDIWPHGSAGPQLIMFMPLG, encoded by the coding sequence GTGACGATCTCGCTGCATCCGCTGGACCGGCGGGATGCCGGCCGGTTCGCGCATATCGCGGTCCGGCCGGGTCAGGAGCGGTTCGCGGGCACGGTCGATGCGGCTTTGGTCGAGCCCGAGGCAACGGTCGATCTGCACGAGATTCGGGAAGCTGGTGGGGTGGTCGGTCTGTTCAAGATCGACCGCGCATATCATCTGCGCCATGATTTTGCGCAAGCCGATCATCTGGGCCTACGTGGCGTGATCCTGGATCAAAAGCGGCAGGGACGCGGCCTCGGAACGGCTGCCATGACGGCGCTGAAGGGTTATCTGCCGCCTGCCTATCCGGGCAAGGCGCGGGTCTGGCTGACCGTCAACATGGCCAATCCACCTGCGATCGCCGCCTATCGCAAGGCAGGCTTCGTCGAGACCGGGGATATCTGGCCACATGGCAGCGCCGGGCCGCAACTGATCATGTTCATGCCATTGGGGTAA
- a CDS encoding M3 family oligoendopeptidase, with amino-acid sequence MAGHVTFDSKDAVKGNEFGQLPEWDLSDLYPAPDSPELTTDIKRLTKDVQEFAARYQGKLADLSAPEMLTCIQAYEQIDITAGRIMSYAGLRYYQNTTDADRAKQLGDLQGRLTDITTPLVFFSLEFNRIPDETYEAVFAAADGPARYKPVFDRMRAMRPHQLSDELEQFLHDNSVVGAAAWNRLFDETTAALEFDVDGERLGMEATLNLLTEHDRAKRETAAHALAKVFGDNVKLFARVHNTLAKEKAIEDKWRKMPTPQYGRHLSNHVEPEVVEALRDAVTKAYPRLSHRYYALKAKWLGLDKLQVWDRNAPLPTEAPRTIGWDEARSTVLDAYAGFSPRLAELAEPFFDKGWIDAGVKPGKAPGAFAHPTVTSVHPYVLLNYLGKPRDVMTLAHELGHGVHQRLAADQGELLASTPLTLAETASVFGEMLTFRALLAKTTDPAQRKTLLAGKVEDMINTVVRQIAFYDFECKLHAARAEGELTPDDINALWMSVQHESLGPVFEFMPGYETFWTYVPHFVHSPFYVYAYAFGDGLVNALYATYEDGLPDFQEKYFEMLAAGGSKHHKELLAPFGLDASDPAFWDRGLSMIEGFIDELEALE; translated from the coding sequence ATGGCAGGACATGTGACATTCGATTCCAAGGACGCGGTGAAAGGCAATGAATTCGGGCAGCTTCCCGAATGGGACCTGAGCGATCTCTACCCTGCCCCGGATTCGCCGGAACTGACCACCGATATCAAGCGCCTGACAAAGGATGTGCAGGAATTCGCCGCGCGCTACCAGGGCAAGCTGGCCGATCTGTCCGCGCCCGAAATGCTGACTTGCATCCAGGCCTATGAGCAGATCGACATCACCGCCGGACGGATCATGTCCTATGCCGGGCTGCGCTATTACCAGAACACCACGGATGCGGATCGGGCCAAGCAACTGGGCGACCTGCAGGGGCGGCTCACCGATATCACCACGCCGCTGGTCTTTTTCAGCCTGGAGTTCAACCGTATTCCCGACGAGACCTATGAAGCGGTCTTTGCCGCCGCTGACGGCCCGGCCCGATACAAACCGGTTTTCGACCGGATGCGGGCCATGCGCCCACACCAGCTTTCCGACGAATTGGAGCAGTTCCTGCATGACAACTCCGTCGTGGGTGCGGCGGCATGGAACCGGCTGTTCGACGAAACCACGGCGGCGCTGGAATTCGACGTGGATGGCGAGCGGTTGGGGATGGAAGCCACCCTGAACCTGCTGACCGAACATGACCGCGCCAAGCGCGAAACTGCCGCCCATGCGCTGGCCAAGGTCTTTGGCGACAATGTCAAGCTGTTCGCGCGCGTCCACAACACGCTGGCCAAGGAAAAGGCCATCGAGGACAAGTGGCGCAAGATGCCCACACCGCAATATGGCCGGCACCTGTCGAACCATGTCGAACCCGAAGTCGTCGAGGCGCTGCGCGATGCCGTGACCAAGGCCTATCCGCGCCTGTCGCATCGTTATTACGCGCTCAAGGCAAAATGGCTGGGGCTGGACAAGCTGCAGGTCTGGGACCGCAATGCGCCCCTGCCGACCGAGGCGCCCCGGACCATCGGTTGGGACGAAGCACGCAGCACTGTACTGGACGCCTATGCCGGCTTCTCTCCCCGGCTGGCCGAACTGGCCGAGCCGTTCTTCGACAAGGGCTGGATAGATGCGGGGGTCAAGCCCGGCAAGGCTCCGGGCGCCTTCGCACATCCGACGGTGACGAGTGTGCATCCCTATGTGCTGCTGAACTACCTGGGCAAGCCGCGCGACGTGATGACCCTTGCGCATGAGCTGGGCCACGGCGTCCATCAAAGGCTGGCGGCGGATCAGGGCGAATTGCTGGCCTCAACGCCGCTGACACTGGCCGAGACGGCCTCGGTCTTTGGCGAGATGCTGACCTTCCGGGCCTTGCTGGCCAAGACCACCGATCCGGCGCAGCGAAAGACCCTGCTGGCAGGCAAGGTCGAGGACATGATCAACACCGTCGTCCGCCAGATCGCCTTCTACGATTTCGAATGCAAGCTGCATGCCGCCCGTGCCGAGGGCGAACTGACGCCCGATGACATCAACGCGCTTTGGATGTCGGTGCAGCACGAATCCCTGGGGCCGGTATTTGAATTCATGCCGGGCTATGAAACCTTCTGGACCTATGTGCCGCATTTCGTCCATTCACCCTTCTATGTCTATGCCTACGCTTTCGGCGACGGGCTGGTGAACGCGCTCTACGCCACCTATGAGGACGGCCTGCCGGATTTCCAGGAGAAATATTTCGAGATGCTGGCCGCCGGTGGCTCGAAGCATCACAAGGAATTGCTGGCTCCGTTCGGCCTCGATGCCTCGGACCCGGCATTCTGGGACAGGGGGTTGTCGATGATCGAAGGATTCATCGACGAGTTGGAAGCGCTGGAGTGA
- the rpmE gene encoding 50S ribosomal protein L31, protein MKKDIHPDYHMIEVKMTDGTTYQTRSSWGSEGETMTLDIDPTSHPAWTGGNSRLMDAGGRVTKFKSKYAGLGF, encoded by the coding sequence ATGAAAAAAGACATCCATCCCGACTATCACATGATCGAGGTCAAGATGACCGACGGCACCACCTACCAGACCCGCTCCAGCTGGGGTTCCGAAGGTGAGACCATGACGCTCGACATCGATCCGACCTCGCATCCCGCATGGACCGGCGGCAATTCGCGCCTCATGGATGCCGGTGGCCGCGTGACCAAGTTCAAATCGAAATATGCAGGTCTGGGCTTCTGA
- the rplS gene encoding 50S ribosomal protein L19, which yields MNLIAELEAEQIAELGKTIPDFKAGDTIRVGYKVTEGTRTRVQNYEGVCISRKGGNGIGASFTVRKISFGEGVERVFPLYATNIDAITVVRRGKVRRAKLYYLRDRRGKSARIAEKTNYRPKSGAGANA from the coding sequence ATGAACCTGATCGCAGAACTCGAAGCCGAGCAAATTGCAGAGCTCGGCAAGACCATCCCGGACTTCAAGGCCGGCGACACCATCCGCGTCGGCTACAAGGTGACCGAGGGCACCCGGACCCGTGTGCAGAACTATGAAGGCGTCTGCATCTCGCGCAAGGGCGGCAACGGCATCGGCGCCAGCTTCACCGTCCGCAAGATCAGCTTCGGTGAGGGTGTGGAGCGTGTCTTCCCGCTCTATGCGACCAATATCGACGCGATCACGGTCGTACGCCGCGGTAAAGTCCGCCGCGCCAAGCTGTATTACCTGCGCGATCGTCGCGGCAAATCCGCCCGTATCGCCGAGAAAACCAACTACAGGCCCAAATCGGGCGCTGGCGCGAACGCTTGA
- the trmD gene encoding tRNA (guanosine(37)-N1)-methyltransferase TrmD: protein MKSHGRLTAKPSLRPRELMTEPQVKDVWTARIVTLFPEAFPGILGLSLTGKALAQGLWNLQTIPLREFGVGRHRNVDDTPAGGGAGMVIRADVMDAALREAKQGSSAAPVIYMSPRGRPLTQARARALAEGPGVTLICGRFEGVDQRVLDAHDVEEVSIGDYVLTGGEIAAQVLIDATVRLIPRVLGNQDSLAEESFSIGNRGLLEHPQYTKPAQWEGREIPEVLLSGNHAAISDWRQAEAERLTKERRPDLWRAWADASSAADMDPTKDRQLSGASDQSRGHREPEKE from the coding sequence ATGAAATCTCATGGCCGCCTGACAGCGAAACCCAGCCTCCGCCCGCGCGAATTGATGACCGAGCCGCAGGTCAAGGATGTCTGGACCGCCAGGATCGTCACGCTCTTCCCCGAGGCCTTCCCCGGTATTCTGGGCCTGTCGCTGACCGGCAAGGCTCTGGCACAAGGGCTGTGGAACCTGCAGACCATTCCGCTGCGCGAATTCGGGGTCGGCCGTCATCGCAATGTCGATGACACCCCGGCGGGCGGCGGTGCGGGCATGGTGATCCGCGCCGATGTCATGGATGCGGCACTGCGCGAGGCGAAACAGGGCAGTTCCGCCGCCCCGGTCATCTACATGTCCCCCCGTGGCCGCCCCCTGACGCAGGCCCGCGCCCGCGCCTTGGCGGAGGGTCCCGGCGTCACGCTGATATGCGGGCGTTTCGAGGGCGTTGACCAGCGCGTTCTCGACGCCCATGATGTCGAGGAAGTCAGTATCGGCGATTATGTCCTGACCGGAGGAGAGATCGCCGCTCAGGTCTTGATCGACGCAACGGTTCGGCTTATACCGCGCGTGCTGGGGAATCAGGATTCGCTGGCCGAGGAGTCCTTTTCCATCGGCAACCGGGGTCTACTGGAACATCCGCAGTACACGAAGCCCGCCCAATGGGAAGGCCGCGAGATACCGGAGGTTCTGCTGTCCGGCAATCACGCAGCCATTTCAGATTGGCGGCAAGCAGAGGCCGAAAGGCTGACCAAGGAACGCCGCCCCGACCTGTGGCGGGCATGGGCCGACGCATCGAGTGCGGCGGACATGGACCCGACAAAGGACCGACAGCTCTCGGGCGCATCAGACCAATCGCGGGGCCACCGCGAGCCAGAAAAGGAATAA
- the rimM gene encoding ribosome maturation factor RimM (Essential for efficient processing of 16S rRNA), producing the protein MSDKICVGAIAGAFGVKGEVRLKSFCSEPRDIAGYGPLTTEDGKRSFTVKLTRPVTGGIGARLSDVSTREQAEALRGTTLWAPREALPSLPDDEFYHADLIGLDVFDTGGRSLGRVHAIYDHGAGDILEITGREQLLLPFTRAVVPTVDLKAGRIIADPPDSDE; encoded by the coding sequence ATGTCCGATAAGATCTGTGTCGGAGCCATCGCCGGAGCCTTTGGCGTCAAGGGCGAGGTGCGGCTGAAAAGCTTTTGTTCCGAGCCCCGCGACATCGCCGGTTACGGCCCGCTCACGACCGAGGACGGGAAACGGTCCTTTACCGTCAAGCTGACCCGTCCTGTCACCGGCGGCATCGGCGCGCGCCTTTCGGACGTCTCGACCCGCGAACAGGCCGAGGCGCTGCGCGGCACAACCCTCTGGGCTCCGCGCGAAGCCCTGCCCTCGCTGCCGGACGATGAATTCTACCACGCAGACCTGATCGGGCTGGATGTGTTCGACACCGGCGGCCGATCCTTGGGGCGCGTACACGCGATCTATGATCACGGCGCGGGCGACATCCTCGAGATTACCGGCCGTGAGCAGCTTTTGCTGCCCTTCACCCGCGCCGTCGTCCCCACCGTCGATCTCAAGGCGGGCCGGATCATCGCTGATCCGCCCGACTCGGACGAATGA
- the rpsP gene encoding 30S ribosomal protein S16 — MAMKIRLARGGSKKRPHYAIVATDSRMPRDGRFLEKLGTYNPLLPKDSEDRVKMDMERIQYWLGQGAQPTDRIARFLEAAGAKEKAERKNMKKAEPGDKAKKRAEEKAAKAAPVEAPADESAE, encoded by the coding sequence ATGGCAATGAAAATCCGTCTGGCCCGTGGCGGCAGCAAGAAACGCCCCCATTACGCCATCGTCGCGACCGACTCGCGCATGCCGCGCGACGGCCGTTTCCTGGAAAAGCTGGGCACCTATAACCCGCTTCTGCCGAAAGACAGCGAAGACCGCGTCAAGATGGACATGGAGCGCATCCAGTACTGGCTGGGCCAGGGCGCACAGCCGACCGACCGGATCGCCCGCTTCCTCGAAGCCGCTGGCGCCAAGGAAAAGGCCGAGCGCAAGAACATGAAGAAGGCCGAGCCCGGCGACAAGGCGAAGAAGCGCGCCGAGGAGAAGGCCGCGAAAGCTGCGCCTGTCGAGGCTCCGGCTGACGAATCCGCCGAGTAA
- a CDS encoding chorismate mutase — protein sequence MTDPVTRAAELLKEHRASIDRLDAILVYTLAERFKHTQSVGRLKAAHDLPPSDPTRETQQIERLERLAREADLDPEFARKFLNFVIAEVIRHHEGLQP from the coding sequence ATGACCGATCCCGTCACCCGCGCCGCCGAACTGCTGAAAGAGCATCGCGCCAGCATCGACCGGCTGGACGCGATCCTGGTCTACACGCTGGCCGAACGCTTCAAGCACACCCAATCCGTCGGTCGTCTCAAGGCCGCCCACGACCTTCCTCCCTCCGATCCGACGCGCGAAACGCAACAGATCGAACGGCTGGAACGCCTCGCGCGCGAGGCCGATCTCGACCCGGAATTCGCGCGCAAATTCCTGAATTTCGTGATCGCCGAAGTGATCCGGCACCACGAAGGACTGCAACCGTAG
- a CDS encoding GNAT family N-acetyltransferase, with the protein MILLSPSPVLSTDRLDLRAPTASDWPHWREFHLSERARFIGGGTQIKPSDSWRAFGHVIGHWVMRGWGMFVFTLKGDDTPLGMTGPWFPEGWPEHELGWTIWSPAAEGKGYAREAALAARDHAYQALGWSSAVSYIHPDNARSIALAERLGATQDGTAPVPDFDEPCLVFRHPDPDQCKETAA; encoded by the coding sequence ATGATCCTGCTGTCCCCTTCCCCGGTCCTGTCCACCGATCGGCTTGACCTGCGCGCACCAACCGCCAGCGACTGGCCGCATTGGCGCGAATTCCACCTGTCCGAACGCGCCCGGTTCATCGGTGGCGGAACACAGATCAAGCCCTCGGACAGTTGGCGCGCCTTCGGTCACGTGATCGGCCATTGGGTCATGCGTGGCTGGGGTATGTTCGTCTTTACCCTCAAGGGCGACGATACTCCGCTCGGCATGACCGGACCATGGTTTCCCGAGGGCTGGCCCGAACACGAACTCGGCTGGACGATCTGGTCCCCTGCCGCCGAAGGCAAGGGCTATGCGCGCGAGGCCGCACTGGCCGCCCGCGATCACGCCTATCAGGCACTCGGCTGGAGCAGCGCCGTCAGCTATATCCATCCGGACAACGCGCGTTCCATCGCCTTGGCCGAACGCCTCGGCGCAACGCAGGACGGCACCGCGCCCGTGCCGGATTTCGACGAGCCCTGCCTTGTCTTTCGCCATCCGGATCCCGATCAGTGCAAGGAAACAGCCGCATGA
- a CDS encoding GNAT family N-acetyltransferase: MTPVLTTDRLTLRAPIAEDLDAYVRFFADAEASHFYGGPLRRDQAYGVLCRDIGHWALKGFGKFAITRDGATLGGCGIVHPEGWPGHELTWWLLPVARGTGIAQEASRAVLAWARDRLGRDVVETHFRDGNTAARRLTETLGGKKLRRETFPDGIARDIYAIPTAEVPA; the protein is encoded by the coding sequence ATGACCCCGGTCCTGACGACAGATCGCCTGACCCTGCGCGCACCCATCGCCGAGGATCTCGACGCCTATGTCCGCTTTTTCGCGGATGCCGAGGCATCGCATTTCTATGGCGGCCCACTGCGCCGCGATCAGGCCTATGGCGTGCTCTGCCGCGATATCGGTCATTGGGCACTGAAGGGCTTCGGCAAATTCGCCATCACTCGTGACGGCGCGACGCTTGGTGGCTGCGGCATCGTCCATCCCGAAGGCTGGCCGGGCCACGAACTCACCTGGTGGCTCCTGCCCGTGGCACGTGGCACCGGCATCGCGCAGGAAGCCTCCCGCGCCGTTCTTGCATGGGCACGGGACCGGCTTGGCCGGGACGTGGTCGAAACCCATTTCCGCGACGGGAACACAGCCGCGCGACGGCTGACCGAGACCCTGGGCGGCAAGAAACTCCGTCGCGAGACCTTCCCCGATGGTATTGCCCGCGACATCTATGCCATCCCCACGGCTGAGGTACCGGCATGA
- a CDS encoding GNAT family N-acetyltransferase, producing the protein MTRLSVDIPVLETERLILREPRMSDFEAHAAFATSERARFVGGPFDRWGAWRSFSSAVGHWVLFGYGFWVVEDKATGTTAGRVGVIKPEGWSEPELGWHIYEGFEGRGLAHEAALKARDHAQGPMGFSPLISHIDPENTRSRALAERLGASIEREGELMGHSVLIYRHVKGAA; encoded by the coding sequence ATGACCAGGCTTTCCGTCGATATCCCGGTTCTCGAAACCGAACGCCTGATACTGCGCGAGCCGCGCATGTCGGATTTCGAGGCACATGCGGCCTTCGCCACTTCGGAACGCGCCCGCTTCGTCGGCGGTCCGTTCGATCGTTGGGGTGCCTGGCGCAGCTTTTCCTCGGCCGTCGGCCATTGGGTGCTCTTCGGTTACGGTTTCTGGGTTGTCGAGGACAAGGCCACCGGCACGACAGCGGGCCGCGTCGGGGTGATCAAGCCCGAAGGCTGGTCCGAGCCCGAACTCGGCTGGCATATCTACGAGGGTTTCGAGGGCCGCGGCCTCGCCCACGAGGCCGCGCTCAAGGCCCGCGATCATGCCCAGGGTCCGATGGGATTCTCTCCGCTGATCTCGCATATCGATCCCGAGAACACCCGTTCGCGCGCGCTCGCCGAACGCCTCGGCGCGAGCATCGAGCGCGAAGGCGAGCTCATGGGACATTCCGTGCTGATCTATCGCCACGTGAAGGGCGCAGCATGA
- the ffh gene encoding signal recognition particle protein — translation MFENLSDRLGGVFDRLTKQGALSEEDVKTAMREVRVALLEADVSLPVARGFVKSVTQKATGASVTKSVTPGQQVVKIVHDELIRVLQGEDEPEALRIDNPPAPILMVGLQGSGKTTTTAKLAKRLMEREKKRVLMASLDTNRPAAMEQLAILGQQIGVDTLPIVPGETATQIAKRAKQQAALGGYDVFMLDTAGRLHIDQVLMDEVQAVRDIAQPRETLLVVDGLTGQDAVNVATEFDGKIGVSGVVLTRMDGDGRGGAALSMRAVTGKPIRFVGLGEKMDALEGFDAQRIAGRILGMGDIVSLVEKAQEVLEVEQTERMMKRFQKGLFNMNDLKSQLEQMQKMGGMQSIMGMMPGMQKMAKQAEQSGMDDSAVRRQVALINSMTKKERANPAILQASRKKRIAAGAGMDVAELNRLLKMQRQMADTMKKLGKMGKGGMLKQAMRAMTGKGGGLPDVENADPAKMAEATKMLQDPKGLGGDLGKAGLPGGLSGLFPKK, via the coding sequence ATGTTCGAGAACCTATCCGACCGCTTGGGCGGTGTCTTCGACCGGCTGACCAAGCAGGGGGCGCTGTCCGAGGAGGACGTCAAGACCGCCATGCGCGAGGTGCGGGTCGCGCTGCTGGAGGCCGATGTCTCGCTGCCGGTTGCGCGCGGTTTCGTGAAATCGGTAACGCAGAAGGCCACTGGCGCCTCCGTCACCAAATCCGTTACCCCCGGCCAGCAGGTCGTCAAGATCGTCCATGACGAGCTGATCAGGGTCCTGCAGGGCGAGGACGAGCCCGAAGCCCTGCGCATCGACAACCCGCCCGCGCCGATCCTGATGGTCGGCCTGCAAGGCTCGGGCAAGACCACCACCACCGCGAAACTCGCCAAGCGCCTGATGGAGCGCGAAAAGAAGCGGGTTCTGATGGCCAGCCTCGACACCAACCGCCCGGCGGCAATGGAACAGCTTGCGATCCTCGGCCAGCAGATCGGCGTCGATACCCTGCCCATCGTGCCGGGCGAAACCGCGACCCAGATCGCCAAGCGCGCCAAGCAACAGGCGGCGCTCGGCGGCTATGACGTCTTCATGCTGGATACCGCGGGCCGGTTGCATATCGATCAGGTGCTGATGGACGAGGTGCAGGCCGTCCGCGACATTGCGCAGCCGCGCGAGACGCTGCTGGTCGTCGATGGCCTCACCGGCCAGGACGCGGTCAATGTCGCCACCGAGTTCGACGGCAAGATCGGCGTCTCGGGCGTCGTGCTGACCCGGATGGACGGCGATGGCCGCGGCGGCGCGGCCCTGTCCATGCGCGCCGTCACCGGCAAGCCGATCCGCTTTGTCGGCCTCGGCGAAAAGATGGATGCGCTGGAAGGCTTCGACGCGCAGCGCATCGCGGGCCGCATCCTTGGCATGGGCGACATCGTCTCGCTGGTCGAAAAGGCGCAGGAAGTGCTCGAGGTCGAACAGACCGAGCGCATGATGAAGCGCTTCCAGAAAGGTCTGTTCAACATGAACGACCTGAAAAGCCAGCTTGAACAGATGCAGAAGATGGGCGGCATGCAGTCGATCATGGGCATGATGCCCGGCATGCAGAAAATGGCCAAGCAGGCCGAACAATCAGGCATGGACGACAGCGCGGTCCGCCGCCAGGTTGCCCTCATCAATTCGATGACCAAGAAGGAGCGCGCCAATCCCGCGATCCTGCAGGCCAGCCGCAAGAAACGCATTGCGGCGGGCGCCGGCATGGATGTGGCCGAGTTGAACCGGCTTCTGAAGATGCAGCGCCAAATGGCTGATACGATGAAAAAACTTGGCAAGATGGGCAAGGGCGGCATGCTGAAGCAGGCGATGCGCGCCATGACCGGCAAGGGCGGCGGGTTGCCCGATGTGGAAAATGCCGATCCGGCGAAAATGGCCGAGGCGACCAAGATGCTTCAGGATCCCAAGGGCCTTGGCGGTGATCTTGGCAAGGCCGGGCTGCCCGGCGGCCTTTCGGGGCTGTTTCCCAAGAAATGA
- a CDS encoding TonB family protein: MLQKTLPAIALFLTICAVPALTPTAEAQTSFGSNAGAAPANSREWADMLSDELMRNIRAADSSLAVHGITSKLSATLGITVARNGQIADIQILESSGKAVLDKAIIRAASRTKQVAPFTADMQGQAINFTLQLGTVKR, translated from the coding sequence ATGTTACAAAAAACTCTGCCGGCCATTGCCCTGTTTCTGACGATCTGCGCAGTTCCCGCCCTCACTCCGACCGCTGAAGCCCAGACATCTTTCGGCAGCAACGCTGGCGCTGCTCCGGCCAATTCCCGTGAATGGGCCGACATGCTGAGCGACGAGCTGATGCGAAACATCCGTGCGGCCGATTCATCCCTGGCCGTCCATGGCATAACAAGCAAGCTGTCAGCGACCCTCGGGATTACCGTTGCCCGGAATGGACAGATCGCGGACATTCAAATTCTGGAATCTTCCGGCAAAGCGGTCCTGGACAAGGCCATCATCCGGGCAGCCTCGCGTACGAAACAGGTCGCGCCCTTCACCGCCGACATGCAGGGACAGGCGATCAATTTCACGCTGCAACTGGGCACGGTCAAACGCTGA
- a CDS encoding antibiotic biosynthesis monooxygenase family protein, which yields MPITVFRSRVHEETRQAYAETGKKMAEIGSQMPGFISFKQFHAADGEQVTIVEFDTDEHQKAWAEHPEHLEARKHGRETWFDEYDIAVCEVIRRYKKP from the coding sequence ATGCCGATCACCGTTTTCCGCTCTCGTGTTCACGAGGAAACCCGCCAAGCTTACGCCGAAACCGGAAAGAAGATGGCAGAGATCGGCAGTCAGATGCCGGGCTTTATTTCCTTCAAGCAATTTCATGCAGCAGATGGCGAACAGGTCACCATCGTCGAATTCGACACGGATGAACATCAAAAGGCCTGGGCAGAGCATCCGGAACATCTCGAAGCCAGAAAGCATGGCCGCGAAACCTGGTTCGACGAATACGACATCGCGGTCTGCGAAGTCATCCGGCGCTACAAGAAGCCGTAA
- a CDS encoding FMN-dependent NADH-azoreductase → MHILHLDSAVTGEESVSRKLTADIVSKLKGDNPAATVTYRDLNEGVPAIDTDWYEAVRLAPENPTAEQQKLIDISDAYLKEVQDADVLVIGSPIYNFALTAQLKNWIDQIARAGISFRYTEAGPEGLLKGKRAIVAYSSAGTPIGSDIDFASDYLRHILGFLGITDVEFVAADRLAMDRDAGLARAQEAVSKLAA, encoded by the coding sequence ATGCATATTCTTCATCTCGACAGCGCGGTCACCGGCGAAGAATCCGTCTCGCGCAAGCTCACCGCCGATATCGTCTCGAAACTGAAAGGCGACAATCCGGCCGCAACCGTCACCTATCGCGACCTGAACGAAGGTGTTCCCGCGATCGATACCGACTGGTACGAGGCCGTCCGCCTCGCCCCCGAGAACCCGACGGCAGAACAGCAAAAGCTGATCGACATTTCGGACGCCTATCTGAAAGAGGTGCAGGACGCAGATGTATTGGTCATCGGCTCGCCCATCTACAATTTCGCCCTGACGGCACAACTGAAGAACTGGATCGACCAGATCGCCCGCGCCGGAATCAGCTTCCGCTATACAGAGGCAGGCCCCGAAGGGCTGCTGAAAGGCAAGCGCGCCATCGTCGCCTACAGCTCGGCCGGCACGCCCATCGGTTCGGATATCGATTTCGCCTCGGACTACCTGCGCCACATCCTTGGCTTCCTCGGCATTACCGATGTCGAATTCGTGGCCGCCGACCGCCTCGCCATGGATCGCGATGCAGGCCTTGCCCGCGCGCAAGAAGCGGTGAGCAAGCTGGCTGCCTGA
- a CDS encoding LysR family transcriptional regulator, which translates to MNIESWDDIRTALAVARTGTVSGAAEALGVHHATVIRRVDTLESQLGAKLFQRHARGYALTEAGQALLRTAGEAEERFAQMASNIAGAGDRIEGELVVTSLPELAELVMPRMLALLRQHPGLRLRYVTDARLYRLSTGEAHIAIRAGKKPDEPDYVVQRLAVLPSRLYAAPAYLEAHGPVDDLAQHRFAIPLPGAGGERAPYMRWLQERVSEECLVFVSNDHDAIEAVVRDGLALGVLMDARAEGLIEVMAPAEWDSHLWLVTHVDLHRTPKVQAALEALRGDGKKRTAEGD; encoded by the coding sequence ATGAATATTGAGAGCTGGGACGATATCCGCACCGCTCTGGCCGTGGCCCGCACGGGAACCGTCAGCGGCGCGGCCGAGGCTTTGGGCGTGCATCATGCGACGGTAATCCGCCGTGTGGATACGTTGGAGAGCCAACTTGGCGCCAAGCTGTTCCAGCGTCATGCCCGCGGCTATGCGTTGACCGAGGCCGGGCAAGCTTTGCTGCGGACAGCGGGTGAGGCCGAAGAGCGCTTTGCGCAGATGGCATCCAACATTGCGGGTGCGGGTGACCGGATCGAGGGTGAACTGGTGGTGACCTCGCTGCCCGAACTCGCCGAACTTGTCATGCCGCGAATGCTTGCGCTGTTGCGGCAGCATCCGGGATTGCGGCTGCGCTATGTCACTGACGCCCGGCTTTACCGGCTGTCGACGGGAGAGGCGCATATCGCGATTCGCGCGGGCAAGAAGCCGGACGAGCCGGATTATGTCGTTCAGCGGCTTGCCGTGCTGCCATCCCGGCTTTACGCGGCGCCTGCCTATCTGGAGGCCCATGGTCCGGTGGATGATCTGGCACAGCATCGTTTTGCCATCCCATTGCCGGGCGCCGGGGGCGAACGTGCGCCCTATATGCGCTGGCTGCAGGAACGCGTGTCCGAAGAATGCCTGGTCTTTGTCAGCAACGATCATGACGCTATCGAGGCTGTCGTGCGCGACGGTCTGGCGCTTGGCGTGCTGATGGATGCGCGCGCGGAAGGGCTGATCGAGGTCATGGCCCCCGCGGAATGGGATTCGCATCTCTGGCTCGTGACCCATGTCGATCTGCACCGCACGCCGAAGGTGCAGGCCGCGCTAGAGGCGTTGCGGGGCGATGGAAAGAAGCGGACCGCGGAAGGCGATTGA